The DNA region TCCGAAGAAACGGATCCCTATTTATGAGGTCTATTTTGTGTTTGAGATTGACTGAATTTCGAAGAGTTTTTGCTGGCCGGGTTACTGATATTTAAATAAGAAAATCGGAAACCGACAGTAATTATTTAAGAGGCTAGCTACCAATTCGTACATATATCGAACATAAGAATCAATATCACATGTCATCCTCTGGACCATCAGTCACGCTTCAAGAGTTCTGTACGGGACTTGGGTATAGCGACTCGCCCGGATTTTATATGATCTCAGAACCGGTATCAACCCTCCCTACTTCAGTTGAAAATTCTAAGGAAAAATTAGGTGTTGATGCAGTCTATGGGACTCATCAAGCACATGGTCAACGATTCAAACCAATTGTGTATTTTAAGAAATATTCTGATGAAGATGGTGAGTCTCTGAAGCAGATATACAACAACGTGTGGAATGAGGGACAAGCAACACTCCTAATTGTTGTCTTTCCCGATCGAGCAAAGATCTACAACTGTACTCGAAAGCCAATTGAAGACCGGCAGGAAGATATTGATGAGTACCAAAGACTTCTTGACACGCTCGACCTCTATGAGAAGAGTCTCGAAGAGACTCCTGATGTTGATTCGTATAAACGTCCAAATATTGAGAGTCGCAATTTCTGGCGAGAGCGGCGTGGTGAGTTCGATCAAGCAAACCGGGTTGATCAGCACTTACTGACTAACTTAGAGAATTTAAAGAATAATTTAACTGATGAACTATCGATAGGATACACAAACAATCTAATTATTAGATCGCTCTTCCTTCTTTATCTCCAAGATAGAGATATCATCCAAGACTCATTCTACCAGACGAGATTTAATTGCCGAGGATATAGAGAGGTTCTAGAAAACAAAGAAGATACATACGAACTATTTGACGAAGTTAAAAGTCGTCTTAATGGGGATATCTTTCAGTATGATGAGAACGAATACGGCTCAGTAACTTCAGAACACTTGTTAATAATCAGCCGGTTCCTGAACGGAATCAATCTCAGAACAGGCCAAACCCGATTATTCCCTTATCGTTTTGATCTTATCCCGATTGAACTAATCAGCAGCATCTACGAGCACTTCGTTGGGGAGTCTGACACTGGTGGAACGTACTATACTCGTCCTGAGATGGCCGACTATATGATTGACGAGTTGCTGAGCGAAGACCTTCATGAGCACCAACGAATTGTTGACCCTACGTGCGGTTCCGGTGTATTTCTTGTAAATGCATTTAGTAGGCTCGTAGAGCATGAAAAGCGAAATTCAGACGCAGTTGATCTCGAAACACTTACTGAGTTTCTCACGCACCGTCTACATGGATATGACAATAATCATGAAGCTGTACAAATCACCACGTTTAGTCTCTATCTCAAACTTTTAGAATATGTTGACGACTCTATTATTTGGGATGATGGATTTGAACTTCCATCTCTTATCGGGAACTCGATCCATTGTGATGACTTCTTTGAAGTTTCTGAAAGCGAGAAATTCGACTTAATAATCGGAAATCCTCCTTGGGGCTCGCTTTCTCAGATTCGTTCTTCAGCAAAGGAGTACTTAGACGATTCTGGACATTCTATTGGAAACAATGAGTCTGCACAAGCATTTATGTGGAAGGCTTACGAGAATTTGGATCCTGAAGGGGAAGTTTGCTTTGCTGTCCCCGCTAGAAGTATACTCTTTCATAGACAATCTACAGCCGTTCAATTTAGAGAAAAGTTTTTTGAACAAGCATCTGTCGACACAATAGCGAATCTGGCTCCTCTTCGGAGAACACTATTTGAGAACGCAACGAACCCAGCAGCGATTGTCACGTTCGGAAGAAAGGCGCTCAATGGACGAGATTCGATCCGATATCTTACTCCAAAGACATTTGATGTAGGTATTCTCCGTTCGATTCCCGTTGATGCAGACCACGACGTGAAGTTTCTTTCTTCGCATTACCAGAACTTTGAGTACGTCTGGAAAACTGCGATGTGGGGTGGTAGTGCGGACCTCAATCTTATGATGAAACTAGAATCGTTGCCCTCCATCAATGATCTAGTAGACAGCCGTGAGTGGCTAATCGGAAATGGATTTGAAGCAGGCTCTTCGACATATGAGCAAACCCATTCACCGGAATTAGCTGAGTTGCCTCATCTTCGGACTAGCCAAGTTGAGCCATATTATGTCCCAGAAGACGGCTTAGTAGAATATGGCGCCGAACCATATTTTAAGCATCCACGTGACTTATCACTATACGAACCACCAGTCATAACAGTCCGAGCGACGGCCACACGTCGCAATAGAGAACCGGGTGCATCAAGAGGAATAAAATCAGCATTCCATGAACACTCAGTCTCATACCGGTCAAGGATTGTTGGGATTGTTGGCTTGGAAACGGATCATGATATTCTCCGAATCCTGAATCTAGTTCTTAACTCGTCACTTGCCCAGTACTGGTTATTCCTTTCTACTGTCGGGTGGGGTATTGCTAGACCAACACTCCGGCAGGAAGAAATCCTCTCTGTTCCTCTTCCGCTAGACAATCTAATCGAAAGGAAGGAGGAATTATTATCTATCGACAGTAGAATTAGAGAACTAATCGAAAATAGTGTTCGAGACGAGCGTTACAAGGAGCATATCGAACAATTAGATAACATTCTTTTCGAGTGTTACGACCTTTCAGAGATCGAAAAGAAGCTCATCGAATCGAGAGTAAGCACCTCGATTGATTTCTACCATGAACGAAATGACTCGAAAGCAGTAGAGGCCGCAAATGATGAACTCCTTCGTCAGTACGGAGAAATCATCTGCGATAACGTAAACAAATTCCTTGAGTTTAGCGATGTTTCTTTGCAGCCGATCATCTACTCTTCATCAAACCTCATCAAGCCTCTTAATCTAATTACTTTACAGTTATCCGAAGGGGAGAGTCAGCCAGAGTTAGTCGATCGTAACATTGTCCTTGAAGAAAAACTCCAAGCCCTTGATTCAGCAGAATCAAATAATTCGCTGTATCAACGTCGAATTGTCGAAATATACCAGGAAAACTCTATTCATATAATCAAACCTAATGAAGTGAGATTTTGGAGCGTTGCTGCGGCGATTAATGACGCACCCGAAATTGTAGGTGAGTTGCTTGACCGAGCATAATCTGTCCCTTGCTGCCAAGGTTGAGGAGGGCTTCCGACAAGTTTGTGGCAGTCTTCTCAAACAGGCTTATGATGCGGTTCGTGACGCGAGCGAATATGATGTCTCATGGGACGAAGATGAGTTCACCAGAGAGATTGTATATCATATGGACATGATAAACGAGGCAGATTTCGAATATCCCCTCCGTGTCACTTGGGATGAGAAGGGAAAGACTCGTAGTAACATGGAATCTGACGATCATCCGAATACTGCACAGAGAGTTGACATCACCCTCGATCGAGTGCGGTGTTCTGGGACCACAGAATATTCGATTGAATGCAAGCGTGTTAGTGTGGATGAGTCTGCATTGGTGAGGAAATACTGGAAAAATGGAGTTCGACGGTTCGTTGACGCTGAGTACGCGGACCGGTACTCGTTTGGTGCGATGGCAGCCTATGTCCTTCAAGGAGATTTAGACGCAAATGCCAAAGAACTTCAAAAGAGAAGTG from Haladaptatus paucihalophilus DX253 includes:
- a CDS encoding HsdM family class I SAM-dependent methyltransferase; protein product: MSSSGPSVTLQEFCTGLGYSDSPGFYMISEPVSTLPTSVENSKEKLGVDAVYGTHQAHGQRFKPIVYFKKYSDEDGESLKQIYNNVWNEGQATLLIVVFPDRAKIYNCTRKPIEDRQEDIDEYQRLLDTLDLYEKSLEETPDVDSYKRPNIESRNFWRERRGEFDQANRVDQHLLTNLENLKNNLTDELSIGYTNNLIIRSLFLLYLQDRDIIQDSFYQTRFNCRGYREVLENKEDTYELFDEVKSRLNGDIFQYDENEYGSVTSEHLLIISRFLNGINLRTGQTRLFPYRFDLIPIELISSIYEHFVGESDTGGTYYTRPEMADYMIDELLSEDLHEHQRIVDPTCGSGVFLVNAFSRLVEHEKRNSDAVDLETLTEFLTHRLHGYDNNHEAVQITTFSLYLKLLEYVDDSIIWDDGFELPSLIGNSIHCDDFFEVSESEKFDLIIGNPPWGSLSQIRSSAKEYLDDSGHSIGNNESAQAFMWKAYENLDPEGEVCFAVPARSILFHRQSTAVQFREKFFEQASVDTIANLAPLRRTLFENATNPAAIVTFGRKALNGRDSIRYLTPKTFDVGILRSIPVDADHDVKFLSSHYQNFEYVWKTAMWGGSADLNLMMKLESLPSINDLVDSREWLIGNGFEAGSSTYEQTHSPELAELPHLRTSQVEPYYVPEDGLVEYGAEPYFKHPRDLSLYEPPVITVRATATRRNREPGASRGIKSAFHEHSVSYRSRIVGIVGLETDHDILRILNLVLNSSLAQYWLFLSTVGWGIARPTLRQEEILSVPLPLDNLIERKEELLSIDSRIRELIENSVRDERYKEHIEQLDNILFECYDLSEIEKKLIESRVSTSIDFYHERNDSKAVEAANDELLRQYGEIICDNVNKFLEFSDVSLQPIIYSSSNLIKPLNLITLQLSEGESQPELVDRNIVLEEKLQALDSAESNNSLYQRRIVEIYQENSIHIIKPNEVRFWSVAAAINDAPEIVGELLDRA
- a CDS encoding acyl carrier protein, encoding MSCLTEHNLSLAAKVEEGFRQVCGSLLKQAYDAVRDASEYDVSWDEDEFTREIVYHMDMINEADFEYPLRVTWDEKGKTRSNMESDDHPNTAQRVDITLDRVRCSGTTEYSIECKRVSVDESALVRKYWKNGVRRFVDAEYADRYSFGAMAAYVLQGDLDANAKELQKRSDNYEKRMHLIQQWEFQYEQSGMKVYLTGHSRDGVEDIELDHHLLDFT